Genomic window (Thiosulfatimonas sediminis):
GCCTTATTTAGCCACGGCCAATTGAAATAGTCTCTTCCTGAGCTTTTCGGTGCGGCTTTAGAAAAATAGTCGTCTTGGCGTAAACGGGTTAACAGGGCGTGTTGAATTTGCCCTTGGCGCGCTAAGTTGCCGTCTTCATCAAAAGGTTGTCCTAAAAAACGTTGAGTGGCTTCGTCCATTAAGCCGTTTCCGGGGCCGCAATCCCAGCCAATGTTTTTTTCCTCGCTCTCAGGAGGGGCGATGATGCTGATATTGGCAATGCCTCCGATATTTACCACGATGGCTTTGTCGTGTTGTGCAAACAGCATTTGATGAAATACCGGCGCAAAGGGTGCGCCTTGTCCACCGAGTGCCATATCGTCTATCCGGAAATCACCCACGGTCAGGATGCCGGTTTGCTTGGCGATAAGTGCTGGATGGCCAATCTGCAAGCTCATGCTGACTTCAGGTGCGTGAAAAATCGTTTGGCCGTGGCTGCCGATAGCTGTAATTTGTGCGCCACTTAGTTGGGTCTCGGTCAGCAGTTGTTTGACACTGGCGGCAAAGGCTTGCCCCAGTTGGCTATGTAGCTGGCAAAAATCCAGTAAGGCAATTTGAGGTTGTTGATTGAAGTTGAGTAATTTTTCTTTCAGCGAGGCTTCCAGCGTTGTGCTGGTAAAGTGTTGCAGTTTGATTTGTTTGCCGCTAATGGCGACCAGTGCGGCATCAATTGCATCCACACTGGTGCCGGACATGAGACCGATATAGAGTGCTGTTTTACTCAAAGTTATAGGCCAACTGCGTGCTCTGGTCCAAGCGGTTTAGCTGAGATAATAAAAAGTTACTGCGTTGGGTAAACTCTTTGCGATATTTCACGGCAATGGGGCCAGCGGCCGGAAATTTAATTTTTAACGGATCAACGTGTTCGCCATTGATTCGGAACTCGTAATGCAGATGTGGTCCAGTCGAATTGCCGGTGCTACCGACATAGCCAATAATTTCGCCTTGTTTAACCGATTGCCCTTGTTTGTACTTGCCGTATTTTGACATGTGCGCGTATAGGGTCTCGTAGCCGTTGGTGTGACGAACCTTGATGACATTGCCGTAGCCGCCCATCCAGCCACGATGTACGATTTTACCGTTACCGGTAACGCGTATTGGTGTGCCGGTTTTTGCGCCATAGTCGACACCGCGATGCGGACGTTTAGTGCCAAAAATGGGGTGCAAGCGTTTGGGGTTAAAGCGCGAAGTAACGCGTACGGTGTCCATTGGGGCTTTTAAAAACGCTTTTTTCAGGTTATTGCCGTTTTCATCATAAAAGCCGATGACTTTGGCTCCGTCGCGCATAATAAAACCGTTGTGAATCTGTTTGCCGCCATCGGTACTGACTTGAGCGGCCAGTATGTCGCCATCACCGATGTACTCACCGTCTAGGTAGCGCGCTTCATAGATGACTTTGAAGTAGTCGCCGTCTTGCAATTCGCGTGCAAAATCGACATCCCAAGCCAGTAAGTCTGCTAGTTCCATAATGCTTTTGGCGCTTAAACCGGCGCGTTCAGCCGCAGGGTAGAAAGCCCCTTTGATTTCGCCATAGGCAGTACGAGTGCGGATTTCAACCGGTTTTTCATGTTTACTAATGTGATAGCCAGTGTCGGTGGCAATTAGTTCATGACTGATTGTTTGCGATGTTGGATAAACGATTTTTTGCAAGTTGCCATCTTGATCGAGCCAAATTTTCAGCTCATCGCCGACTTTAAGATGAGTTAGTAATTCGCTATTTTTGCTTTGGCTGATGTGATACACCGTACTGGCGCCAATGCCAACACGATCCAGTGCGGTACTCAATGAGTCATTGCGTTCGATTTTTACGGTTTTCACCACGAGTTCTTGCGCTTGTGGTGCGGCTTTCTCCGATTGTTGCGTCATTGCAGGGGCAATTTTGGCAAGCGTGGCCGGCTGCGGCAGAACAAGCGGTTGCGGTTCAGTGGTTAAGTTTGCATCGGAAACTGTCGGCAGTGCGCTGAGCGCAACGATGAGTGCTCCGCCCAGCATGGCTAAGCCGGCGACCGGTAAAGTAATAGGCCAGTTTTTCATAATCTCCCTACTTTTGACAGAAACAACCGCTATACATTGGGTATCGTTGTATGGGCTACAAAGAGTTAACACATAACCATAGTAGACTCTGCCGCTATAGTCAAATAATCACTGTTTATCGCGGCTCGCAAAGCGGCTTAATGGCGCTGATTTAGAATCTCTTAAGCCGCGGTTTCTTTTATGCGTAGCGTAATCAATAGGCCGTAATCTGTTGGGTGTATTTCAGTAATCGAGTGTTTGTTGACGCGCGCCCAGCTGCCAATGTCGTTTTCAGCGCCTTTATCAGTACAAGCGATCTGAATTTGAGCACCGGCTTGTGCCTTGCGTACGGCTTGTTGGAGCTTGATGACAGGCATTGGGCATTTGAGCCCTTTGGCGTCAATGAATAGAACATTTTCTTCTAACACGGGTGACTTCTTCCTTATGGTTAAACCTTGGCAAATTATGCGCTATAATCAGCCAATTTTCTAAAATTCCTGACCGGTCGTGCGTGCTGTTTCGTCGCCGACCGGCGTCGCTCTATACAAAATTTTAAAGAGGTTTCACTGTGTCGGCAAATGCAGCAACAGATATCAATACCTTCCAAGGTTTGATTCAAACCCTACAAGCCTTTTGGGCAGAACAAGGTTGTGTGGTTATGCAACCCTATGATAACGAAATGGGGGCGGGCACGTTCCACCCATCGACCTTCTTACGTTCCATTGGCCCTGAGCCATGGCGCGCTGCCTATGTTCAGCCTTGTCGTCGTCCAACGGATGGCCGCTATGGTGAAAACCCGAACCGTCTACAACACTATTATCAGTTCCAAGTGATGTTGAAGCCGTCGCCGGATAATATCCAAGAGTTGTATTTAGAGTCGTTAAAGCGCATGGGGATTGATCCTTTAGAGCACGATATCCGTTTTGTCGAAGACAACTGGGAATCACCGACGCTGGGTGCTTGGGGTCTAGGTTGGGAAGTTTGGATGAACGGTATGGAAGTGACCCAGTTCACCTACTTCCAACAAGTTGGTGGCTTGGAGTGTCGTCCGGTAACGGGTGAAATCACTTATGGTTTGGAGCGTATCGCCATGTATCTGCAAGGTGTTAATTCGGTGTACGATCTGACCTGGGTCGACGGTCCGGGCGGTAAAGTGACTTACGGTGATGTTTTCCACCAAAACGAAGTGGAAATGTCGACTTATAACTTTGAAAAAGCGGATACCGATATTTTGTTCCGTACCTTTGATGAGTGTGAGCAAATCTTCGCTAAGTTGGTTGCCGATAAATTACCCTTACCGGCTTACGAACAAGTTCTTAAGGCGTCGCACGCGTTTAATATGCTTGATGCACGGCATGCGATTTCAGTCACCGAACGTGCGCGTTTTATAGGTCGAGTGCGTACTATGGCTCGTCAGATTGCCGAAGCGTACTACGAGGGACGTGAAGCTTTAGGGTTCCCGCTGGTTAAGGGCACGATGCAAGGGGAGGCAAAATAATGCGCAATACTGTCGATTTTTTAGTTGAAATTGGAACCGAAGAACTGCCACCAAAAGCCCTTAAAAAACTGAGCCAAGCTTTTGCCGATGGGATAGAAGCCGGTTTGCAGGACGCAAAATTAAGCTATGGTCAGGTGGATTTATATGCTTCGCCACGTCGTTTAGCGGTACGTGTGCAAACGTTGCAAGCCAAACAGCAAGATCAAACGGTGGAGAAAAAAGGTCCTGCCAAAAAAGCGGCATTTGATGCCGATGGCAATCCAAGCAAAGCGCTGCAAGGTTTTGCGCGTGGTTGTGGCGCGAGCATCGAGCAGTTGATTGAGGTAGATACCGATAAAGGCGTTTGGATGGCCTTTATGCAAGAGCAAAAAGGCCAAGCTGCCGCGCAACTCTTGCCTGAGATTGTGAATCAGTCCTTGGCGAAATTACCGATTCCAAAACGGATGCGTTGGGGAGCCTCAGATGTAGAGTTTGTGCGTCCGGTGCATTGGGCGGTCATGCTGATGGACGAGAATATCGTTCCGGCAACCATACTTGGTCATGAGACAGGGCGCGCTACGCGCGGTCATCGTTTTCATGCACCGCAGCAGCTTGACATTGCCACGCCGGCGGATTACATCAATACGTTGTGCACACAAGGTTATGTGCAAGCGGATTTTGCGGTTCGTGC
Coding sequences:
- a CDS encoding anhydro-N-acetylmuramic acid kinase, giving the protein MSKTALYIGLMSGTSVDAIDAALVAISGKQIKLQHFTSTTLEASLKEKLLNFNQQPQIALLDFCQLHSQLGQAFAASVKQLLTETQLSGAQITAIGSHGQTIFHAPEVSMSLQIGHPALIAKQTGILTVGDFRIDDMALGGQGAPFAPVFHQMLFAQHDKAIVVNIGGIANISIIAPPESEEKNIGWDCGPGNGLMDEATQRFLGQPFDEDGNLARQGQIQHALLTRLRQDDYFSKAAPKSSGRDYFNWPWLNKALSSSVIEDLPIEDLLATLSELTAICIATDIRKATAKDSSNRSVWICGGGALNEYLIQRIQTYLPNYQVQSSQAAGHHPSTIEAMLFAWLAHQRLNDQPIALSAVTGATRDAVLGGIWHP
- a CDS encoding peptidoglycan DD-metalloendopeptidase family protein, which gives rise to MKNWPITLPVAGLAMLGGALIVALSALPTVSDANLTTEPQPLVLPQPATLAKIAPAMTQQSEKAAPQAQELVVKTVKIERNDSLSTALDRVGIGASTVYHISQSKNSELLTHLKVGDELKIWLDQDGNLQKIVYPTSQTISHELIATDTGYHISKHEKPVEIRTRTAYGEIKGAFYPAAERAGLSAKSIMELADLLAWDVDFARELQDGDYFKVIYEARYLDGEYIGDGDILAAQVSTDGGKQIHNGFIMRDGAKVIGFYDENGNNLKKAFLKAPMDTVRVTSRFNPKRLHPIFGTKRPHRGVDYGAKTGTPIRVTGNGKIVHRGWMGGYGNVIKVRHTNGYETLYAHMSKYGKYKQGQSVKQGEIIGYVGSTGNSTGPHLHYEFRINGEHVDPLKIKFPAAGPIAVKYRKEFTQRSNFLLSQLNRLDQSTQLAYNFE
- a CDS encoding sulfurtransferase TusA family protein; the protein is MLEENVLFIDAKGLKCPMPVIKLQQAVRKAQAGAQIQIACTDKGAENDIGSWARVNKHSITEIHPTDYGLLITLRIKETAA
- the glyQ gene encoding glycine--tRNA ligase subunit alpha codes for the protein MSANAATDINTFQGLIQTLQAFWAEQGCVVMQPYDNEMGAGTFHPSTFLRSIGPEPWRAAYVQPCRRPTDGRYGENPNRLQHYYQFQVMLKPSPDNIQELYLESLKRMGIDPLEHDIRFVEDNWESPTLGAWGLGWEVWMNGMEVTQFTYFQQVGGLECRPVTGEITYGLERIAMYLQGVNSVYDLTWVDGPGGKVTYGDVFHQNEVEMSTYNFEKADTDILFRTFDECEQIFAKLVADKLPLPAYEQVLKASHAFNMLDARHAISVTERARFIGRVRTMARQIAEAYYEGREALGFPLVKGTMQGEAK